TCACAGGAAAAAGTGCATTTTAGCATTGCTTGCgtgtataatgaattttaaagtcatttatcaaATTCCTACCCAAAACTAAAAATCGAAAATAGAGCCaaaatctctctttttttgtgaTCAAAAGAAAAACGTCCATTTCTAAAGTTTTCCTTTTTTTCGGATATGGAATGGATGGAAGATATCCTGATTCACATCAAAgacattttttcaattttttttttataaacttgaACATTGCCATGGATTTAAGTTTACACACACAGATTAAATCTGAGCATACTCACATTGCATATATTACTGCAAGTAGccataaaatgtaaaattctgaCCTTTCTGAGACTTTCTCTTTTCTCCTTCGTTCGGCTTTTTCTTCTTGTCTGCAGGTTCTGACTTGGAAATTCTTGTGACTTTCTCCTGCCTTTTTAATCCACTTTTTGTGgagctttctttttttctctgtacTTTTATGTTGCCCATTTTCTTGTctgacttttcttttttaatgctgTCAGTTTGTGTCCTTTTGGCTTTCTAAAGTGAAGCAGATGTCATTGAATGTTCTTGTATCCTTCAGGAACccaattattataaaatgtaacagCCTTTCACCTTTGAATCAGTGTAATCATGACCACCTTTCTGTGTTTTCCACACAATTCTGCGGGATTTGGCACCTAGTGAAAGAGTATTTTAGTTACAAGCATATGTGGCATCGATAGTGGTCAATCTGCATTCATTCCATTACTATATCAGAGTTATTATACCTTTAGGCACCAAAGGACCAGGATCTCCCTGAAACAGAGAAaacaatggaaaaaaaattaactatacaTGTTAGTGAATGGCCATCAGATTTAGAATTACGATTTACAAGCTCATACTTTGAACCAAATTGTCCGTCCATTGTGGTCATTTAATGAGTTCATTCCATCCACAGAGTAACACCTCATCCAGGCCTGTAGAACAGAATACTCCCCCTTTGCAGGGGCATAACCCTTTCCTCCTAATGATGAAGAAATGAAGTGCATGAATACTGATCTAAACCATGAtggttatgtatgtatgtaccaTAATTTACAATGCTAAGCATGTACATTTGTGCAAAAACAGTTAATAATAATTGGTTTCAAAGTAAACCAACCCAAATTCACTACTTCCCAAGGAACAGTGTGACATAACGAAAGGAGGTCTGGGGTCTCAGTCTTAATCTCCTTCTTCGCAGTTGTGTCTGTAGTCTGATTAATACAGAACAAAGCAATGATTTATGCCAAACCAAGTGCCTAATAATACACTGACACAGACTGGAAGGCCAGATTCCTTCACCTCTGCAACTGAAATCTCCTTTTTGACCTTCTTTTTATCTTCGTCTTTCAGCTCAAGTCCTTCTAGAACTGTTCGTGCCTTCTCAAATGGAGGGATTTGTAATCTGAAAAAGAAATGAAGGTGAAACAGTCAGTTTCTTTGTCTTAGAATTAAGACAAAGACTTCGAATTAGATATAGTTTGACATGAAAGTCACAGTAGGCCATCAAAATAAGCAAAAGTTCATGGGATTCaataaaataagtgaaataaaaaaagacaatgtgATCTCATTTAGAAATTTGAGGTCCAGAATTTGATTAAAGGATGCACtgattgtaattaattttatataagaCTATTCATAAGCAAGTGCAAAAACTGACTAGTTATGATTGATAGTGGGTCAGCCAGTGGAtctctaatttaatttaaacattgaaaaACTGGATTACCTGAACAAGATCTCTGCTCGAAGATAGTTCCCAATTCCATTGAAATACTTCTGATTTAGGAGAGCTTCACAGATGGGTTTGTCAAATGCCTTGTCAGATAGATTAGAAAGAACATTCTCcctgaaatatttaaatatgctgttagtattttttaaaattatacaaatttaaacatttaCTGTAATTAGATGCAGTCACATTAGCAGGTCTGTGCTTATGTCAATAGCCATCACCTTCAAACTAGGTGGTTTCTGTTGGTCGGTGTGATGACATAaaaggatggttcacccaaaaatgactacacactatttactcagcctcaagtAGTTCAAAACtttcatgagtttctttattcttttgaaaacaaaagacattttaaataaacatgtaaccattaacttccaaaTTAGGAAAAACAGTgcaagtcaatgattgcaggtttcaAGCTTCCTTCAAAAtggcttgttttgtgtttaccagaaGAAAGAAACGTAAAGGTTTGAAGCAAGTAATGGGGGCTGTAAATAATGGAAGAATGTTCGGTTTTGGGTGACATATCCTTTTATATTTTCCATGTAAAACAATGGGCTAAATGTTTTCATGCTTGTGCAATTAATGATCACATTTCGTTTGGTTCAGAAGACCCACCCGTCACTGACAAAGGtctagaatttgtcccatacatttGCTCATTTGTCCTACGTTGGCTGCTATTCCATCatggtgaaaataacccatcgaaaaaggctttaagaccaagccaAATCCCTTTTTAGCTTTCGGAAATATTTTTCATGTGTctaacatccagctgtgcaagaaaacatgcaATCTGACGTAAAAGAATTCATCTTTTGCTACTGTATTTCTTAACTTTGATTGTAAGTCttagaccttattcttgaaacaaaaaaatgaccATTAAATAGAAAGCACTAAATGTGTACCATATTAATATTGATTTTGAACACTATTTTGGCTTAAATAGTCAAACCTAATAGTCACAAAAAAtcaaaattaaacagaaaatttgTATAATTGccaaaaggtccacttttttaagaaaacagaacCACCCCTTCCACCATGCTGACTACGGGCCTGGAATACTGGGGGGAATGACTCAATTTTGTTGAACAAAGGTAAACGTGACTACACCATTGCTGTTTAGCGCATTGGCAATGCATTTTTCCTCCCTTACCTGAAGCTCTCATACTCAAACATGATGCAAGGGCCTCTGTTTTTTTGCCAGCTCCCATTTGGTTGCCAACTGCCAAATCTGCGGGTATCCTCAAAGCTCAGAACCCTGTGTGGAGTCTCATTAGTGTAGAACCGCAGGTGGGCATGTTTCGGAAGTTCGTCTACTGAAGTGAAGCGGAAAAATCCTGACATCCCAAATCGAAAAACCACATTCATTGGCTGCTGGGACTGCCGTTCATCAATCTTTCGTTTACTGCTTGCGTCATTTTTAATGGGCGTGAGTGTAAGTCTGACTTCTTTTCCTCTGGACTGTGCTTTGATGCAGTAGGCGTCACAACAAAATGGGACCTCAGGATTTTTATTTACTTCAGATTTCTCTACGGCTCCAGTAAACACAACCCCTTCACACATCCTGTTGACAAACAGGCTTGCTAAATGCAGCTCAGGACCTTCTGGCATTCTCACACAGGAAATAGGCCTTAGAAAAATTTTAAACAAGTGGTCAGATGCTATTACAACAGTTAATTGAAAGTTAtagctttaaacttttttttccaataaGAAGTGCTTAACCTGGCAAAGAATTAAGATTTATAAGTAGGCCATAAGGTGAATCTAGAAAAAGTGTCTAGAAATTTACGTTCCCACATCTGGgcactactttttttttaatgagtttcTACATAGACAACACCCTTATGGATTTTATGTCAAAGTTCTCCACAAAAAATGCTGCAGTTTTATGTCAGAAAGCAAAATGTGTATAAttaggaatttaaaaaaataaaaaatcctatgCTGCTATTTTGGCCtataactttattaatatgcatgtcaAATTCACATTTATACATGTAGCTACATATATGAGACAAGTATTGATGCATTAATCTACTCTATTTTGAACTAAGACCATGGGGTCAaacttgttttttcttctttagcAAACCTTTTGACCGTAATTTCTTTATTTAGACGTCTAGATTTCTACCCCTGTAGTTGTCAATTTATCAAAATGAAAGCAATAAGTAACAACCACGACCAATTTCATCACAAGAAAATAGTTTTAAGCTAGTTAAGATAAGGGTAGTTAGTTTAGTAGTAGTTTAACatagtacatatatatatttaaaaatataaagcttgTTAAACTTGAGTGCACATGTATTCAGAACATATCTCAAGCGTTCTGTGCTTATCTTTTCCTCCACCTGAACGACACTGCAGCTAGTTACGTTTAGATGCTACACGCAGATCGTGAACTGACGCATGACGACAGGCGACTTAAGCTCCAAGCTAGTAATATAACACTCAGTAAATcgctaatttatttaaaagaagtCGTGCACAAACCCACCTTTGCACTCCTGAAGATGTTACACAATCCTGGAAACGCGCCTCTTTATGAAACTAGCAAAGGGCatcatgggagttgtagtttgttTTCCTATTTCGGCAGTGCATATGAATACCTACATTCAACTCTAAATGCTCAAACATTTTTAGACACAATATGAGTGGTGTTACGGAAAtgtttatataacattttatcCTTTAAGATAAATAATGTGTAATTGTAAATATGAGGATTTCAGCATTTTCCTATAGGCCTATATGCCTGAACATTCTCAAGGCTGAGGTAATAAATTATAAAGTTAAATAATTCTtcaatataattcattcatttattcatagaatttttttcggcttagtccctttattaatctggggtcggcacagcggaatgaaccgcaaacttatccagcacgtttttaagcagcagatgcccttccagctgcaacccatctctgggaaacatccacacacacacattcacactcatacactacaattaaacctacccaattcaccgggtccgcatgtctttggacagtgggggaaacccacgtgaacgcagggagaacatgcgaactccacacagaaatgccggctgacccagccgaggctcaaaccagcgaccttctttctgtgaggcaacagcactacctgcgcCACTGTGTCTTCAATATAATTCAAACAGTAATAATTATAGATTTGGcaggaaaaataaatatgtttttaaatattatctaTTTTTAGGATAAAATTATAggtttttcaaacaaacaaaaaaattagccAATTAAAATTGCAATTAACTTGAAATATGAAACTGTGTGATGGACACAACAactgatattttatttttgtgttcaaacGTTTATTTTCTTGCACACAGTCACATAGTAATATATATAGCTGTTATGAGAGAGGGTTGAGTTATGAGAGAAAAATACTTTACATTAGAAAAACATTTATCTTTttataaaatcacattatttataCATACACAGTACAGACAGAATCTGGGCAAGTGTTTAATTCAGCAATACGGTTTTAAAAAGCTGGTTCACTGTAGCACATTCATCATATTCTGAGCTTGTTTGAGTTCTGGAAGACAAAAACAAGAAAggcatagttattattattatttacattttatttcaaaagTATTTTTTCAGACTGCTTATTACCAGCATAAACCTGTTTACTTagaaaattacatttattcatttaaaggtcctgtgaaattaaaataagtttttaagatgttagtatcagtttgATAGttttataagctagtgtgctccaaatcaaagaaaataaaaatatatttatataaaaaagacaTAAACACCTAAAGTTTGCAGTcccttccacctaaatggataaATTATTTTTTCCAAGTCAATTCATACTTCAGTTTTtccatcaaatcttgaccaatcaaaggcTTTCTAGTACCAAACATGTCCCATCCCCTTTgagacacttctcatttgctttttatttaatgcGCTTGAGATGAGCCGCTCTCACTGGAGAGCTGTAATAAAGCAAAGGGCTACTGGTTTTTAAAAAGAAGAGGAGCTACTATATGTTCCACCCTCTTTTCAGGTTTCCGTACATgacattttgaataaaaatgcacaattaCAAATACTTCACAGGACCCTAAACTTAACTATTAACATGGTTAAACATGGTTACAATGCAAGAACTTGAATTGTGTGTGGATCTGAGATCACTGTGTGTTTGTTGTGAAGGACATAGCAGTGTAATGAAATCATCTGAATAATGTTTAATTTCcatgtaataaaaataacagaatTCATAGCAAACAGTTTAAATATGATTTGCAATGACACTGCACATTTGTAGTTGGCTATAGGCTTTACActtatgtgtcaagagtatttagcaatttgtttagtttttacttttaaagtagATTTTCTATAGGATACTATACTCAAGTTTCATAATCATGTGGCATATAGGGCATAActgctttttaaatgcatttaaaaaaaatcattttgatatTGCAAGATATGTGCAACTggccaaaacaaaaaatattggcCATGTCTATCATTATACAGACATTGTActaaagctattttttaaaaatacatagcaTTTGAATCCTTTGGGAAGGACCATCCCAGTGACactttttgtacctttatttcggaGTGTAGTTTacataagttttattttaaaattaaataaaaaaataataatataaatcattttaaaaatgtaaatgtgtttttaaagttatattattttaattattttaacagtTATATTTTTCGCTATTTCTTCAAAGTTCATACAACATGCATAACCTATAGGTTACtattgtaagaaaatatcagcagttGGTACATACTTTTAGTATAGCTTTTGCTTGAAATTACACAATCTAATCTTctttatatgaaataagcctgctcctGAGCAAGTTTGAGCTTCCAGActtgttgctatgacaacaactctcagatgaaTTTTGAAGAACAAACCTATCctgggtgcgtttcccaaacaacgacgtaacttgcagctgaactatcatactacgatgcatcgtttggaaaaaaaacaatgtactGACGAGTGTTTAccaaaacctgtagtttttcGTTTGATAGATGTTATAACGTGAAACGCCCATTATGATACTCTAAACAGGGTGATAACCGGGTGGCTTCTTTAAAGAAGAAggccataatttctttgtgcaaaaaaaaaatcatatattagttttagtaaaa
The DNA window shown above is from Danio rerio strain Tuebingen ecotype United States chromosome 25, GRCz12tu, whole genome shotgun sequence and carries:
- the neil1 gene encoding endonuclease 8-like 1, producing the protein MPEGPELHLASLFVNRMCEGVVFTGAVEKSEVNKNPEVPFCCDAYCIKAQSRGKEVRLTLTPIKNDASSKRKIDERQSQQPMNVVFRFGMSGFFRFTSVDELPKHAHLRFYTNETPHRVLSFEDTRRFGSWQPNGSWQKNRGPCIMFEYESFRENVLSNLSDKAFDKPICEALLNQKYFNGIGNYLRAEILFRLQIPPFEKARTVLEGLELKDEDKKKVKKEISVAETTDTTAKKEIKTETPDLLSLCHTVPWEVVNLGGKGYAPAKGEYSVLQAWMRCYSVDGMNSLNDHNGRTIWFKGDPGPLVPKGAKSRRIVWKTQKGGHDYTDSKKAKRTQTDSIKKEKSDKKMGNIKVQRKKESSTKSGLKRQEKVTRISKSEPADKKKKPNEGEKRKSQKVPVKTGSNRIKGRCVKEVNKKNSTTCRKSKTKAKSQSRDTK